Proteins encoded within one genomic window of Bradyrhizobium sp. CB1717:
- a CDS encoding Flp family type IVb pilin, whose amino-acid sequence MALLRSFLADESAATAIEYCLIAAGIALAIVAVVNNTGSALLNNKFNSIDAATK is encoded by the coding sequence ATGGCTTTGCTCAGGTCCTTTCTTGCCGATGAAAGTGCAGCCACCGCTATCGAGTACTGCCTGATCGCCGCCGGCATCGCGCTCGCGATCGTCGCTGTCGTGAACAACACGGGCAGTGCGCTGCTGAACAACAAGTTCAATTCGATCGACGCAGCCACGAAGTAG